The sequence ATTAGCCATAGAAGCTACCTCCTTGAAAATAAGCAGCCAATATAAGGATAACATGAAAGATAGATCAGTAGTAATGATGATGAAATTGCACTTTCAATTGAAAAAAATAAAAAACGATTTAAAATTGCATTTTCAAAAATAATTAACGTTTTGCTAAAATAAGCCTCTTTTTTTAATAGAGATATTGCATTAATTTAAGATAAA comes from Bacilli bacterium PM5-9 and encodes:
- a CDS encoding hypothetical protein (product_source=Hypo-rule applied), producing the protein LAIEATSLKISSQYKDNMKDRSVVMMMKLHFQLKKIKNDLKLHFQK